The following coding sequences are from one Abditibacteriaceae bacterium window:
- a CDS encoding sugar phosphate isomerase/epimerase family protein produces the protein MAKDFAIGLITGLAPVPEAALARVNTLGIPTVQLQYPEAWDSAEGVQRTRDAAAANGIEITTVFCGFDGESYADIPTVQQTVGLVPEASRAARVAQTLKIADYAYRLGVSRVAAHIGFVSPEDASYSAVVESVQHICDTLAQSGQRFALETGQETAAELEEFLADVARPNLFVNFDPANMILYGNDEPIAATEKLFAHIDGVHCKDGTWPTAPGHLGEEKPFGEGDVDAAAWVNKLLQLGYRGTFTIEREISGEQQREDVARAVALLQSLLPAT, from the coding sequence ATGGCAAAAGATTTTGCAATCGGACTCATCACCGGCCTCGCGCCGGTTCCTGAAGCGGCTTTGGCACGCGTGAACACACTGGGCATTCCAACAGTTCAGCTTCAATATCCCGAGGCGTGGGATTCGGCGGAAGGTGTCCAGCGCACGCGCGATGCTGCTGCCGCTAACGGCATCGAAATTACCACCGTTTTTTGCGGCTTCGATGGCGAAAGCTACGCCGATATCCCCACAGTGCAGCAGACTGTTGGCCTCGTCCCGGAAGCGTCGCGCGCGGCGCGTGTAGCGCAAACCCTGAAAATTGCCGACTACGCTTACCGACTGGGCGTTTCGCGTGTGGCAGCACACATCGGTTTTGTTTCGCCCGAAGACGCGAGCTACAGCGCCGTTGTTGAAAGCGTGCAGCACATTTGCGACACGCTCGCGCAAAGCGGCCAGCGCTTCGCTCTCGAAACCGGACAGGAAACCGCTGCTGAATTAGAAGAATTTCTTGCTGATGTGGCTCGTCCGAATCTTTTCGTCAACTTCGATCCGGCAAATATGATTCTTTACGGAAACGATGAGCCGATTGCTGCGACTGAAAAACTATTTGCGCACATCGACGGCGTGCACTGCAAAGATGGAACGTGGCCGACAGCGCCCGGACATCTGGGCGAAGAAAAGCCCTTCGGCGAAGGCGATGTCGATGCGGCGGCTTGGGTCAATAAATTATTGCAACTGGGTTATCGCGGAACGTTTACAATCGAACGCGAAATTTCCGGTGAGCAGCAGCGCGAAGATGTAGCTCGCGCGGTCGCGCTTCTCCAATCGCTGTTGCCCGCAACTTAA
- a CDS encoding DUF1003 domain-containing protein — translation MQELPKISEEGLRFMASPTRGKLSTKTPSAGMAHVVERNIEALLARQEQERNEKTFEERVADRITRFTGSMMFVYLHLAGFGLWIVTNLGWLPIKPFDKSFVILAMFASVEAIFLSTFVLISQNRMQIQADKRADLDLHVSLLAEHEITRLIKLNMEMARRMGIDESQDPELEELARDVLPEKVMDQLEKSE, via the coding sequence GTGCAAGAGCTTCCTAAAATTTCAGAAGAAGGTTTGCGTTTTATGGCTTCGCCGACACGGGGAAAATTATCGACTAAGACGCCGTCAGCGGGAATGGCGCACGTTGTAGAGCGCAACATTGAAGCGCTTCTCGCGCGACAGGAACAAGAGCGAAACGAGAAAACATTCGAGGAGCGCGTGGCCGACCGCATCACGCGCTTCACCGGAAGTATGATGTTCGTTTACCTGCATCTGGCAGGCTTCGGTTTGTGGATCGTTACCAATCTTGGTTGGCTGCCGATTAAACCATTCGACAAATCGTTTGTCATTCTGGCGATGTTTGCTTCAGTCGAGGCAATTTTTCTTTCCACCTTCGTCCTGATTAGCCAGAACCGGATGCAGATACAGGCTGATAAACGCGCCGACCTCGATCTTCATGTGAGCCTGTTGGCAGAGCATGAAATTACGCGCCTCATCAAGCTGAATATGGAGATGGCGCGGCGCATGGGAATCGACGAATCGCAAGACCCGGAGCTCGAAGAATTAGCGCGCGATGTCTTGCCGGAAAAGGTTATGGACCAGTTGGAAAAAAGCGAATGA
- the icd gene encoding NADP-dependent isocitrate dehydrogenase, with the protein MRPYFSHIFRRNMAEKITIANGVLTVPNNPTIPFVRGDGTGHDIWESSVRVFDAAVEKAYGGDRKIEWMEVLAGETAFNKTGDWLPEETVTAFRDYLVGIKGPLTTPVGGGIRSLNVALRQMLDLYVCLRPVRYFQGTPSPVKTPEKVSMVIFRENTEDIYAGIDFEAGSEAANAMLSYIKEKLPAEFKKIRFGEEDVNSVGIGIKPVSKPGTQRLVRAAIQYAIDQNQKSVTLVHKGNIMKYTEGAFRDWGYELAKEEFGAVEIDGGPWCKLPNGIVIKDAIADITLQQVLTRPEDFDVIATLNLNGDYLSDALAAQVGGIGIAPGGNINYITGHAIFEATHGTAPKYANQDKVNPGSVVLSGEMMLRYMGWGEAADLIIKGLDGAIASKRVTYDFARLMEGATEIKCSEFGQNIIDNMG; encoded by the coding sequence ATTCGACCGTACTTTTCGCATATCTTCAGGAGAAACATGGCAGAGAAAATTACAATTGCAAACGGCGTCTTGACGGTGCCGAATAATCCAACGATTCCTTTCGTGCGTGGCGACGGCACCGGTCACGATATCTGGGAATCGAGCGTGCGCGTATTCGACGCAGCCGTTGAGAAAGCTTACGGCGGCGACCGCAAAATCGAATGGATGGAAGTTTTGGCCGGCGAAACGGCGTTCAACAAAACCGGCGACTGGCTTCCCGAAGAAACCGTCACCGCTTTCCGCGATTACCTCGTTGGCATTAAAGGCCCGTTGACCACGCCAGTTGGCGGCGGCATTCGCAGCCTCAACGTCGCGTTGCGTCAGATGCTCGACCTTTATGTCTGTCTTCGTCCGGTTCGCTATTTTCAGGGCACGCCGTCGCCGGTTAAGACGCCCGAAAAAGTTAGCATGGTGATCTTCCGCGAGAACACCGAAGACATTTACGCAGGCATCGACTTCGAGGCCGGAAGCGAAGCTGCCAACGCGATGCTTTCTTACATCAAAGAAAAGCTGCCCGCCGAATTCAAGAAGATTCGTTTCGGCGAAGAAGATGTGAACAGTGTTGGTATCGGCATTAAGCCGGTATCGAAGCCGGGCACGCAGCGCCTTGTTCGCGCCGCGATTCAATACGCCATCGACCAGAACCAGAAAAGCGTGACGCTTGTCCACAAGGGCAACATCATGAAGTACACCGAAGGCGCTTTCCGCGACTGGGGTTACGAACTGGCCAAAGAAGAATTCGGCGCGGTTGAAATCGACGGCGGCCCGTGGTGCAAATTGCCCAACGGCATCGTCATCAAAGACGCCATCGCCGACATCACCTTGCAGCAGGTTCTTACGCGTCCCGAAGACTTCGACGTTATCGCCACGCTCAACCTCAACGGCGATTACCTCAGCGACGCTCTGGCGGCGCAGGTTGGTGGCATCGGCATCGCGCCGGGCGGCAATATCAACTACATCACTGGCCACGCGATTTTTGAAGCGACTCACGGCACCGCACCGAAATACGCCAACCAGGACAAAGTGAACCCCGGTTCCGTTGTCCTTTCGGGTGAAATGATGCTGCGTTACATGGGCTGGGGCGAAGCCGCCGACCTGATTATCAAAGGTCTCGACGGCGCGATTGCCAGCAAGCGCGTGACTTACGACTTCGCACGTTTGATGGAAGGCGCGACCGAAATCAAGTGCAGCGAATTCGGCCAGAACATCATCGACAACATGGGCTAG
- a CDS encoding citrate synthase, with protein MSDKKPSGLENVVVAQSSICFIDGQRGQLVYRGYDIDVLAENSSFEEVAYLLWNGSLPNSEQLSQLRAELNAAMVLPARALEIMQTLPFDANPMRVLETVTASLGIFDADADDMSDEGNRTKAIRLAAQLPLIVTTWNRIRNDELPIEPKPEKGLAWNFLYMLNGDEPDEYAAKTFDVALILHADHELNASTFAARVTAATLSDMHSAVVSAIGTLKGPLHGGANEAVMQTLSEIGEVENVPHYMENLLAAKKKVMGFGHRVYKAKDPRAVILEKMSQELGKRSDDTKWFDISHAVEEIFQPTVAAKGIYPNVDFYSASAYHVMGIPHDLFTPIFACSRVVGWTAHLLEQYANNRLFRPDSDYVGEKGLTYKPINER; from the coding sequence ATGTCCGACAAAAAACCGTCCGGTCTGGAGAATGTTGTAGTCGCGCAGTCGTCGATTTGCTTTATCGATGGCCAACGCGGTCAGCTCGTTTATCGCGGCTACGACATCGATGTTCTCGCCGAAAATTCGTCGTTTGAAGAAGTCGCGTATTTGCTGTGGAACGGCAGCTTGCCCAACAGCGAGCAGCTCAGTCAACTGCGCGCCGAACTCAACGCAGCCATGGTGCTTCCGGCACGCGCGCTGGAAATCATGCAAACGCTGCCGTTCGACGCGAATCCAATGCGCGTGTTGGAAACCGTGACGGCTTCGCTCGGTATTTTCGACGCCGACGCCGACGACATGAGCGACGAAGGCAACCGCACCAAAGCGATCCGACTCGCCGCACAGTTACCGCTCATCGTGACGACGTGGAATCGCATTCGCAACGACGAATTGCCCATCGAGCCGAAACCGGAAAAAGGCCTCGCTTGGAACTTCCTGTACATGCTGAACGGCGATGAGCCAGACGAATACGCCGCCAAAACTTTCGACGTTGCCCTCATTCTTCACGCGGACCACGAACTCAACGCCAGCACCTTTGCGGCGCGCGTCACCGCTGCGACGCTTTCCGACATGCACTCGGCTGTCGTCTCTGCCATTGGCACGCTCAAAGGCCCGTTGCACGGCGGCGCCAACGAAGCCGTCATGCAAACGCTTTCGGAAATCGGCGAAGTCGAGAACGTGCCGCACTACATGGAAAATTTGCTGGCCGCAAAAAAGAAAGTGATGGGTTTCGGGCATCGCGTTTACAAAGCAAAAGACCCGCGCGCTGTTATTCTCGAAAAAATGTCGCAGGAACTCGGCAAGCGCAGCGACGACACCAAGTGGTTCGACATCAGCCACGCAGTTGAAGAAATTTTTCAGCCCACCGTCGCCGCCAAAGGCATTTACCCCAACGTCGATTTTTACAGCGCTTCGGCGTATCACGTCATGGGAATTCCGCACGATTTGTTCACTCCGATTTTCGCGTGTTCGCGCGTCGTCGGCTGGACAGCTCACTTGCTGGAACAATACGCCAATAACCGCTTGTTCCGCCCCGATTCCGATTATGTCGGTGAAAAAGGCTTGACCTACAAGCCGATTAACGAACGCTAA
- a CDS encoding pyridoxal phosphate-dependent aminotransferase produces the protein MLSERINRIQPSPTLAISAKSKAMRAAGEDVISFDVGEPDFDTPEHIKEACIAALRNGDTKYTAAAGTPAMREAVCRKLQRENRMQFTPDQIVVSSGGKHSLYNIFQTILNSGDEVLIPSPYWVSYPDQVLLADGVPVIIKTTQETGFKMSAQQLDDCLKAHPRAKALVLNSPSNPTGAVYTPAHLRELCEVLDNYPNVLVISDEIYEHMVYAPNEQWSVARYSEDFARRTILVQGVSKSYSMTGWRIGWTACSKELAAAMGKLQSQSTSNPTSFAQAGAIAALDGGVNQEMLAEFEKRGKVIRELLNDVPGFECARPEGAFYAFPKVSGIFGVMVEKDTQLQSADDLAAYLLRVAKVAVVPGEGFGAPDHVRFSYANSMENIKEGIRRILYVLPE, from the coding sequence ATGCTTTCGGAACGAATCAACCGCATTCAGCCGTCGCCAACGCTCGCCATCAGCGCCAAGAGCAAGGCGATGCGCGCCGCTGGAGAAGACGTTATTTCCTTCGATGTCGGTGAACCCGATTTCGACACGCCGGAACACATCAAGGAAGCGTGCATTGCTGCGCTGCGTAACGGCGACACCAAATACACCGCTGCCGCCGGCACACCCGCGATGCGCGAAGCCGTTTGCCGAAAATTGCAGCGCGAAAATAGAATGCAATTCACGCCCGACCAAATTGTGGTTTCGAGCGGTGGCAAACATTCGCTATACAACATCTTCCAAACGATCCTCAATTCGGGCGATGAAGTTCTGATTCCTTCGCCTTACTGGGTTTCTTATCCCGATCAGGTTTTGCTGGCCGACGGCGTTCCGGTCATCATCAAGACGACGCAGGAAACCGGTTTCAAAATGTCGGCGCAGCAGCTCGACGATTGCCTCAAAGCGCACCCGCGCGCCAAAGCACTTGTTCTCAATTCGCCTTCCAACCCGACCGGCGCGGTTTACACGCCCGCTCATCTGCGCGAATTGTGCGAAGTTCTCGATAACTACCCGAATGTTCTCGTGATTTCCGATGAAATCTACGAACACATGGTTTACGCGCCCAACGAGCAGTGGAGTGTCGCGCGTTACTCGGAAGATTTCGCGCGCCGCACGATTCTGGTTCAGGGCGTTTCAAAGTCGTATTCGATGACCGGCTGGCGCATCGGCTGGACAGCGTGTTCCAAAGAACTTGCTGCCGCGATGGGCAAGCTGCAAAGCCAGAGCACCTCGAACCCGACAAGCTTCGCGCAAGCAGGCGCGATTGCCGCTCTCGATGGCGGCGTCAATCAGGAAATGCTGGCCGAGTTTGAGAAGCGTGGCAAAGTCATCCGCGAGTTGCTCAACGATGTTCCCGGCTTTGAATGCGCGCGTCCTGAAGGCGCGTTCTACGCATTCCCGAAAGTGAGCGGCATTTTCGGCGTGATGGTCGAGAAGGATACGCAGTTGCAAAGCGCCGACGATTTGGCGGCTTACCTTTTGCGAGTAGCGAAGGTTGCGGTTGTGCCAGGTGAAGGTTTTGGTGCGCCCGATCATGTGCGCTTTTCTTACGCCAACTCGATGGAAAACATTAAGGAAGGCATCCGCCGCATCCTATACGTCTTGCCGGAATAA
- a CDS encoding HEAT repeat domain-containing protein, which produces MTKLFALVFFGLLSLRALPAHAYAVGRAPSLRSLTQSADFVVKATALRSQPVVDASFYSGQGFKPYKTHFKIVSSIKGEAAGEIEFHHMGFDQSYGSVISYIPNALHFEAGRTYLLWAKKTPQGNWRQIDEQPLLRSSGALQTLDDTPIPDTKADINDIAWNELMTLLQSDNSLLARAAMRKLDSLSNWDLGVVVFDRPRVLKTLAPFFTSPEEAIAHVAIDATRSQKAPTIQAELIEATKTGFPSVRAAALLALMDLKTAEVRVAALANARDNSPVVRAAALLLLADFRGPEARAEWRNAATSRDEKVRTAVADAVGKAHDGAMPDVLDTLLDDTAPTVREAAARALLVLPAASAHGVWKKRRAHRDYWMVFVNALAAKDAAPYRADLARAVLTKTRPPGNVTPNGQDAAYTSWHLLFEDLRGQPRAFQLAAQTVPLWDALENGGDWGSDAPEQLYEWLRRIGLETRAQSFRRRVEAKKTYMTFHFNRADEEIKSGRAWHH; this is translated from the coding sequence ATGACAAAACTTTTTGCGCTCGTATTCTTTGGCCTGTTGTCGTTGCGTGCCTTGCCCGCGCACGCCTATGCGGTTGGTCGTGCACCTTCGTTGCGCTCGCTCACACAGAGTGCCGATTTCGTTGTCAAAGCGACGGCGCTCCGCAGCCAGCCGGTCGTTGACGCATCATTTTATTCGGGCCAGGGCTTCAAGCCCTACAAGACACACTTCAAAATTGTTTCTTCGATCAAAGGCGAAGCGGCGGGCGAAATCGAGTTTCATCATATGGGCTTCGACCAATCGTATGGCAGTGTCATCTCCTACATCCCGAATGCACTTCATTTCGAGGCAGGACGCACGTATTTGCTGTGGGCGAAGAAAACACCGCAGGGTAATTGGCGGCAAATCGACGAGCAACCGCTGCTGCGAAGTTCGGGGGCTTTACAAACCCTCGACGACACGCCGATTCCCGATACCAAAGCAGACATCAACGACATCGCTTGGAACGAATTGATGACGCTGCTCCAAAGCGACAATTCTTTACTTGCACGCGCAGCCATGCGAAAACTCGATTCGCTCAGCAACTGGGATTTGGGTGTTGTTGTTTTCGACCGGCCACGCGTGCTAAAAACTCTGGCTCCGTTTTTCACTTCGCCCGAAGAAGCTATTGCACACGTAGCCATTGATGCGACGCGCAGCCAGAAAGCGCCGACGATTCAAGCCGAACTAATTGAAGCAACCAAAACGGGCTTTCCCTCGGTGCGCGCTGCGGCATTGCTGGCTCTTATGGATCTCAAAACTGCCGAAGTGCGCGTTGCGGCACTTGCCAACGCGCGCGACAATTCGCCGGTTGTGCGTGCTGCCGCCCTGCTCTTACTCGCCGATTTTCGCGGGCCGGAAGCACGAGCCGAATGGCGCAACGCGGCCACGAGTCGCGATGAGAAGGTGCGAACTGCTGTTGCCGACGCAGTAGGAAAAGCGCACGACGGCGCGATGCCCGACGTTCTCGATACGCTCCTGGATGACACCGCTCCTACCGTTCGAGAGGCCGCCGCACGCGCACTCCTGGTTTTGCCAGCGGCATCGGCGCACGGAGTCTGGAAAAAGCGAAGGGCGCACCGCGATTACTGGATGGTGTTCGTCAATGCCCTCGCCGCGAAAGACGCAGCTCCGTATCGCGCCGACTTGGCGCGGGCCGTTCTCACGAAAACCAGACCGCCCGGCAATGTCACGCCAAACGGACAGGACGCAGCGTATACCTCGTGGCACTTGCTATTTGAAGATTTGCGCGGTCAACCGCGCGCGTTTCAGTTGGCCGCGCAAACCGTTCCGCTGTGGGATGCGCTCGAAAATGGCGGCGACTGGGGTTCGGACGCACCCGAACAACTTTACGAATGGCTTCGCCGCATCGGGCTGGAAACGCGCGCCCAGTCGTTTCGCCGTCGCGTTGAAGCCAAAAAAACGTATATGACGTTTCACTTCAATCGCGCCGACGAAGAAATCAAAAGCGGACGTGCATGGCATCACTGA
- a CDS encoding CPBP family intramembrane glutamic endopeptidase — translation MKPEDLAPTAPAPDAPLEAHDEFEEWDDTPTALGLRALFTLLAGGFLLWAQWHATINPGQEYARWVWLSVIANFLLPACIVWLFFAQTLRHIPEIPNQAMNAWNYGWNYSDWKKQLRLSLILFAVMLPFLWFASRDANVRAGYSQWFPAATGSAFLINLALLAVYLFCWEWFFRGFLLFGIAQGVAWPVAVVLQAVLFGFAHWGKPVMEMWGAFGGGAILGVIAWREKSFLTAFLTHYFVHAAWVVLIRI, via the coding sequence GTGAAACCAGAAGACCTCGCGCCTACCGCGCCAGCGCCCGATGCGCCCTTGGAAGCACACGACGAATTTGAAGAGTGGGACGATACGCCGACTGCGCTCGGCTTGCGCGCGTTATTCACGCTGCTTGCGGGCGGTTTTCTGCTGTGGGCGCAGTGGCACGCCACGATTAATCCCGGACAGGAATACGCGCGCTGGGTGTGGCTTTCGGTTATTGCCAACTTTCTTCTGCCGGCGTGTATCGTGTGGCTGTTTTTCGCACAAACGCTGCGTCACATTCCAGAAATTCCCAATCAGGCGATGAACGCGTGGAATTATGGCTGGAATTACAGCGACTGGAAAAAGCAGTTGCGCCTTTCGCTCATTTTATTCGCCGTCATGCTGCCGTTCCTGTGGTTCGCGTCGCGCGATGCCAACGTGCGTGCCGGTTACAGCCAGTGGTTTCCCGCTGCAACGGGAAGCGCGTTCTTAATAAATCTCGCATTGCTTGCGGTTTATCTGTTTTGCTGGGAATGGTTCTTTCGTGGGTTTCTGCTTTTCGGCATCGCGCAAGGCGTCGCGTGGCCGGTTGCTGTTGTGCTTCAAGCGGTGTTGTTTGGCTTCGCGCACTGGGGCAAACCGGTGATGGAAATGTGGGGGGCGTTTGGTGGCGGCGCCATTCTTGGCGTTATCGCGTGGCGCGAAAAGAGTTTCCTCACGGCGTTTCTTACACACTATTTTGTGCATGCGGCGTGGGTTGTATTGATTCGAATTTAG
- the lipA gene encoding lipoyl synthase gives MQLIPLDSLVSSSPSLAGTPLGQPPLPDWLKVKTGKARQTVQTGETLRDLDIVTVCQEARCPNIGECWSHATATFMIGGDRCTRACAFCNVATAKPLALDATEPQRVALAAHRLGLKYIVITSVDRDDLRDGGAAHWIETIRAVRETNPGAKVEILTPDFKGQSEQYLAVAATRPDVYNHNIETVPRLYNVARRGSKYERSLQLLKDVKEFDPNIKTKSGLMTGLGESKEEIVEVLHDMKAHNIDFVTMGQYLRPTPRHLPVTRYYHPDEFAELKSIGESIGFSLVASGPFVRSSYHAGEDFVKL, from the coding sequence GTGCAACTTATTCCGCTCGATTCACTCGTTTCGTCCTCGCCGTCGCTCGCCGGCACGCCTCTGGGACAGCCGCCGCTACCCGATTGGCTCAAAGTCAAGACCGGCAAAGCGCGTCAGACCGTCCAGACCGGCGAAACGCTACGTGACCTCGACATCGTTACGGTGTGTCAGGAAGCGCGCTGCCCCAACATCGGCGAATGCTGGAGCCACGCAACCGCAACCTTTATGATTGGCGGCGACCGCTGCACGCGCGCCTGTGCTTTTTGCAATGTTGCAACGGCGAAACCCCTGGCGCTTGATGCGACCGAACCTCAGCGCGTTGCGCTCGCGGCGCATCGACTCGGCCTGAAATATATCGTGATTACATCAGTTGACCGGGATGATTTGCGCGATGGCGGCGCAGCTCACTGGATCGAAACGATTCGGGCGGTGCGCGAAACCAATCCGGGTGCGAAGGTCGAAATCCTCACGCCCGACTTTAAAGGACAGAGCGAGCAGTATCTGGCTGTCGCTGCAACGCGGCCCGATGTTTACAATCACAACATCGAAACAGTGCCGCGTTTGTATAACGTCGCGCGGCGCGGGTCGAAATACGAGCGCAGCCTGCAACTTTTGAAAGACGTGAAGGAATTCGACCCGAACATCAAAACCAAAAGCGGCCTGATGACGGGACTTGGCGAAAGCAAAGAAGAAATCGTCGAAGTGCTGCACGACATGAAAGCGCACAACATCGACTTTGTGACAATGGGCCAATATTTGCGCCCGACGCCACGCCACTTGCCAGTCACGCGCTATTATCATCCCGATGAATTTGCCGAACTCAAGTCGATTGGCGAAAGCATTGGTTTTTCCCTTGTCGCCAGCGGCCCGTTTGTGCGCTCGTCGTATCATGCGGGCGAAGATTTCGTCAAGCTTTAA